From a single Salvelinus sp. IW2-2015 linkage group LG22, ASM291031v2, whole genome shotgun sequence genomic region:
- the LOC111982574 gene encoding protein FosB isoform X2 yields the protein MQLFWKETKSILPEHNKEYINGDITLIPETVGFSLSSSGVMFQGFPGDFDTISRGSSSPSFESQYLSSVDSFGSPPASASQDCVSAGGGEGVGSGSGGSSGGVDMPGSFVPTVTAITSSQDLQWMVQPTLISSQASGQSETGTSTMTQSVSLVDPYDLPGPSYSSGSGFTPAGSETPGPAPGPIRQSRTRSRRVRDESVSDDGDVGVFFTPEEQEKRRVRRERNKLAAAKCRNRRRELTDRLQGETDILEEEKSELEAEISELQKEKERLEFVLVAHQPSCKIPYQEQQASGSTQLQHQPPLPQQAPVSIVGLTVEDTFYLPPAYTSQPSTSQHQQQQVQQQQQQQQVQQQQQVQPQPGMMQESSNPESTPSPSRPWDLD from the exons ATGCAACTTTTTTGGAAAGAGACCAAGAGCATCTTACCGGAGCACAATAAGGAATACATTAACG GTGACATCACACTCATTCCGGAAACTGTAGGTTTCTCACTCAGCTCCTCCGGGGTAATGTTCCAAGGGTTCCCCGGTGACTTTGATACCATCTCCCGTGGAAGTTCGTCCCCGTCTTTTGAGTCTCAGTACCTTTCCTCCGTGGACTCCTTCGGGAGCCCGCCGGCCAGTGCCTCACAG GATTGTGTGTCTGCTGGAGGCGGGGAAGGGGTAGGCAGTGGTTCTGGGGGCAGCAGTGGAGGAGTAGACATGCCAGGCTCCTTTGTGCCCACAGTCACAGCCATCACCAgcagccaggacctgcagtggATGGTGCAGCCAACTCTCATCTCGTCCCAGGCCTCTGGCCAGAGTGAGACGGGAACCTCTACTATGACCCAGTCTGTGTCCCTGGTAGACCCTTATGATCTGCCAGGGCCCAGTTATTCCTCTGGCTCAGGTTTTACTCCCGCAGGCTCTGAGACCCCGGGGCCAGCCCCRGGCCCCATCCGCCAGTCTAGGACCCGTAGTCGCCGTGTACGAGACGAGTCTGTGAGTGACGATGGagatgttggtgtgttt TTCACTCCAGAGGAGCAAGAGAAGAGGCGTGTTCGACGCGAGAGGAACAAGCTGGCAGCCGCCAAATGCCGAAACCGCCGGCGCGAACTCACTGACAGACTGCAAGGG gaGACCGACATCCTGGAGGAGGAGAAGTCTGAGCTGGAGGCTGAGATCTCTGAGCTGCAGAAAGAGAAGGAGCGCCTGGAGTTTGTCCTGGTGGCTCACCAGCCCAGCTGCAAGATCCCCTACCAGGAGCAGCAGGCCTCAGGCTCCACACAGCTCCAGCATCAGCCCCCACTGCCCCAACAGGCTCCCGTCTCCATCGTGGGCTTGACTGTGGAGGACACTTTCTACCTGCCTCCTGCCTACACCTCACAGCCTTCTACTTCACAGCATCAACAGCAGCAGgttcagcagcagcaacaacagcagcaggttcaacagcagcaacaggtTCAACCGCAGCCGGGGATGATGCAGGAG TCTTCGAACCCTGAGAGCACGCCGAGCCCTTCCAGACCCTGGGACCTTGACTGA
- the LOC111982574 gene encoding protein FosB isoform X1: MQLFWKETKSILPEHNKEYINGDITLIPETVGFSLSSSGVMFQGFPGDFDTISRGSSSPSFESQYLSSVDSFGSPPASASQDCVSAGGGEGVGSGSGGSSGGVDMPGSFVPTVTAITSSQDLQWMVQPTLISSQASGQSETGTSTMTQSVSLVDPYDLPGPSYSSGSGFTPAGSETPGPAPGPIRQSRTRSRRVRDESVSDDGDVGVFFTPEEQEKRRVRRERNKLAAAKCRNRRRELTDRLQGETDILEEEKSELEAEISELQKEKERLEFVLVAHQPSCKIPYQEQQASGSTQLQHQPPLPQQAPVSIVGLTVEDTFYLPPAYTSQPSTSQHQQQQVQQQQQQQQVQQQQQVQPQPGMMQEVAFSSSFYGSSEPAPGGPCLVADGGGGGHHDGAAAGSYNPSYTSSFVFSYPEGACGVSANQRNSSSEQSSDSLNSPSLLAL; this comes from the exons ATGCAACTTTTTTGGAAAGAGACCAAGAGCATCTTACCGGAGCACAATAAGGAATACATTAACG GTGACATCACACTCATTCCGGAAACTGTAGGTTTCTCACTCAGCTCCTCCGGGGTAATGTTCCAAGGGTTCCCCGGTGACTTTGATACCATCTCCCGTGGAAGTTCGTCCCCGTCTTTTGAGTCTCAGTACCTTTCCTCCGTGGACTCCTTCGGGAGCCCGCCGGCCAGTGCCTCACAG GATTGTGTGTCTGCTGGAGGCGGGGAAGGGGTAGGCAGTGGTTCTGGGGGCAGCAGTGGAGGAGTAGACATGCCAGGCTCCTTTGTGCCCACAGTCACAGCCATCACCAgcagccaggacctgcagtggATGGTGCAGCCAACTCTCATCTCGTCCCAGGCCTCTGGCCAGAGTGAGACGGGAACCTCTACTATGACCCAGTCTGTGTCCCTGGTAGACCCTTATGATCTGCCAGGGCCCAGTTATTCCTCTGGCTCAGGTTTTACTCCCGCAGGCTCTGAGACCCCGGGGCCAGCCCCRGGCCCCATCCGCCAGTCTAGGACCCGTAGTCGCCGTGTACGAGACGAGTCTGTGAGTGACGATGGagatgttggtgtgttt TTCACTCCAGAGGAGCAAGAGAAGAGGCGTGTTCGACGCGAGAGGAACAAGCTGGCAGCCGCCAAATGCCGAAACCGCCGGCGCGAACTCACTGACAGACTGCAAGGG gaGACCGACATCCTGGAGGAGGAGAAGTCTGAGCTGGAGGCTGAGATCTCTGAGCTGCAGAAAGAGAAGGAGCGCCTGGAGTTTGTCCTGGTGGCTCACCAGCCCAGCTGCAAGATCCCCTACCAGGAGCAGCAGGCCTCAGGCTCCACACAGCTCCAGCATCAGCCCCCACTGCCCCAACAGGCTCCCGTCTCCATCGTGGGCTTGACTGTGGAGGACACTTTCTACCTGCCTCCTGCCTACACCTCACAGCCTTCTACTTCACAGCATCAACAGCAGCAGgttcagcagcagcaacaacagcagcaggttcaacagcagcaacaggtTCAACCGCAGCCGGGGATGATGCAGGAGGTAGCGTTTTCTAGTTCTTTCTATGGCTCAAGCGAGCCTGCGCCGGGTGGGCCGTGCCTGGTGGCCGACGGTGGGGGTGGTGGTCACCATGATGGCGCGGCCGCTGGCAGCTACAACCCTTCATACACATCTTCATTTGTGTTCAGCTACCCAGAGGGAGCCTGCGGGGTCAGCGCTAACCAGAGAAACAGCAGCAGCGAGCAGTCCTCTGATTCCCTGAACTCGCCCTCGCTGCTCGCGCTCTGA